The nucleotide window TGTGCCAGGCTAAAGTCAGAAGAGCGATGTTTTCCCGGAAGGACACATTCTCGTATTTGAGTTCGCCCTTGAGTTCCTCCAGAACATTGAGCACATCCTGGAGTTCATTGGACCTGACCGCGAATGAGATATTGGCGTGTTTACCCACTCCGGGGCTGGATATCACCAGTTCAACATTGAAACCGCGTTGCCCGAGCTGTCCGAAGATTTCCGCCGCGATTCCGGGCTGGTCCGGCACCTGGTGAATGACTACCTCGGCCACATCGACATTTTTCGATATCGTGATATCGTTCATGAGCACCTCCTTGTGAATTAAGTGTATAACTTAATAGAGCTTATGTCAATCGGTTTTTAAATTGACGGCCGACCGTGAGGGCCGTATCTA belongs to Candidatus Zixiibacteriota bacterium and includes:
- a CDS encoding ACT domain-containing protein, yielding MNDITISKNVDVAEVVIHQVPDQPGIAAEIFGQLGQRGFNVELVISSPGVGKHANISFAVRSNELQDVLNVLEELKGELKYENVSFRENIALLTLAWHMLSSQPGSAGRIFGSLSKKGINIQAISTSLSSITCVLFTDQVEDAEKALTEEFGL